The SAR202 cluster bacterium genome segment TCTGGCGAATTTCGGTCACGGGACTAGTGTATCCCAAGGGATACGCCAACGCAACGTTTCAGACCGGCTTTGCGCCATTGACCCCTTCACTGTATCCTCTTTATCCGTTGCCGGAAATTCCGCAAATGGAGCCTGCCTATGCCCGAAACGCGCGATTGGGGAGCTATGCGAGAGATGTCCATTCGCCTGCTCACGGAGAGGACAGGCGAGGGGCTCGACGCATGGAACAGGCGCGTGGAGGCGCAGGGGTTTGTCGATGAGGCAGCGCTACGGAAATGGCTCAGCGGTCAGGGCGTGACGGGCTACGCGCAGACGCTGTTGGTGATGAAGCGGGTCGGCTACCCAGCGTTCCTCGTGGCGTCCGCAGATGAGCTGATCGACGGGCAGTACGCGGACAGGCCGGCGCTGCGGCCAATCTTCGACGCAGTGATCGACGCAGCGGCAGGCCTGGGTCAGGTGGTCGTGCAGGCGCGCAAGATGTACGTCTCCCTCATGACTCCCCGGCGCACCTTCGCACGCATAGCCCCCACAACGCGCGACCGTGTGGACCTGGCGCTCCGCCTGGACGGAGGGAAGCCGTCCGGCCGCCTCGTCCCGTCAAGGGTCCACGAGACAATGCCGGTCCAGATCAGCCTCAGGTCCCTCTCAGAGGTTGACGCACAGGTGCTCGAGTGGCTCCAGAAGGCGTATGAAGAGAGCTGCTAGGTCAAGGGAGGGTATCGAGTGTGCAAGAGGCGCTCTTACTGACGGTGGGAGCGCCTCTTTTGGTCTCGCCTCGAGACTACATTCACACTTATCGCCGGCCGCTACCCCGCCCTACGGCACGGAGGAGCGTATCTTTCCGCCGCCTTGGGTTGGCGGCTCCTTCTTTGGCGGCTTGGGCTTGGTGGACTCCGCGGTCTTGTAGGTGGACTTCAGATGGGAGACGCGGTCGTCTGCCGAAGGCGTGTGGCCGTACATCGCCTGGTTGAACGCGGCCGTGGCCTCTCGCACGAGATCGGGCGGGAAGACCTGGCCCAGCGCGGGCTGGAATTCGTTAGGCGTGTCGTGCGGCCTGCGCTTGACCTCGTTCTCCTCCGCGGAGGTGATCATCTGGTAGTACAGCCGCAGAATCTCAACGATGCCCGGCGGGCCGTCAGGGATGTTGAAGCCCTTCTTCTTCCTGCCGAACGAGAAGTTGGGCAGGAGGTTCCGCAGGAGGCCTCCGAGATCCGTCCCAAGGTCGGCGTCGTCGCGGACCGACTCCTTCTCTCCTTCGTCGGAAGGAGGGGCCTCCTTGTTGAACATCACCTGGACGACCTTGTAGATCAGGTAACACACGAAGGCAAACAGCGCGACCGCAAGCGTACCTATGGCTATCCACACCAGCGTCGTAACCCAGTCCGCATTCGTGCTACCGCCGCCCGTCTGGGACGTCGTCGTCGCAAACGTTGTCGTGACGGTTATGAAGCCGTCCGTGCTCGTCGCCACGGCCGCCGGCTCCGGGTTGAACGGCCGGCTGAAGAACGCCTCCAGGGCCCGGTTGGCCAGGTCGTAGACGAAGAAGAAGGGCGCGAAGAGCACCACCGCAATCGCCTTCGCGATGGTTGACACCGTCGTCGTCACCGGCCGCGCCAGGAAGGCGAGCAGCGTCTGGTTGAAGGTCCCGAATATCAGACCTATGACGAGCACTGACAGGACAGCGATGGCAGTCATCTTCGGCCATGTCTTAGCCTTCGCCGACTCCTTGCTCTCCGTCACCAGGAAGCCCGTATTGAGGCCGCCCAGGCCCGCCGCGAAGAACAGCACGATCATCGGCAGCGTGTTCAGGTCGCGCGGGTTGATGAGGTCGACGATCGTGACCGCGCCCAGCACGACGATACCCACACGGAATCCGATTGAAAGCGCCATGGCCGGGTTGTTGCCGACGGCCAGCCGGCGCCCTCGCCACCAGAGCAGCACGCCGGCGATTATGGCGGAGATGGCCAGCGGGCGGAAGCTCTCCGGCGTGCCGTACGCGAACAGGCGGGTGATCCACGTGAGGTCCACCCTGTCGGCCGTCACGTGCACGCTGATCAGCAGGTACAGCAGCGTCACGAATATCGCCGCTTCGAGCAGGAAGGTAACCTCGAGAGCCTTCCACTCCTTCGTCCACTTGCGGAAGAACATGCCGGCAATGATCAGTCCCGCGATTGCCGGGAAGGTGAGCGGCGGGCCGTGGTATGAGCCGGCCGCCGCATAGGCGTTTAGAAGGGCGTAGATCCACGCGCTCTCGGAGAGAACGATCGCCCCGATGAGCAGGTTACGCTTGGTCAGCCGCATCCGCCGCCTCCCGCTGCTTGAAATAGGCCGCTATGTCGTGCAGGATAATGCCGTTCGGCAGGGGCGGGCAGGGCTCATTGCCCACATAGACAACTACCGGCTTGTAGTCGCGCGCCTTTAGATCGGTCAGAGTCAGCGCCATCTCCTCCGGCAGGAAGGCGGAAACCAGCACGATCGTTGCGCCGAAGGGGAATCGCCGGGAATAGTCGATCAACACCTCGTACATGGGGCCGATTGAGAACGTGCGAATCACCGCAAGCGCGCTCAGCACCTGTGTGAGGTTTTCCGGGTCGTTTGTGGGCGAGACGGTCATCGGCTTGCCCGCGACGATCGGCATGTCGTTGCAGAACAGTCCTACGCTGTACTGCTTCTCTGCGGAGTACTTCGCAACGGAAGCGGCGGCGGAGATTACACGCTCAAGCTGCACGGCGTCGTAACTCTGCCAGTGCGGCTTCACCATGTCGGTCTGGAGGCATATCACGACCGTATAGGTGGAGCTGGGCTCGTAGGTGCGGACCATGAGCTTGCTAAGCTTGGAGGTCGCCTTCCAGTCTATGGTCTTGATCGGGTCTCCGATCACGTAGTCGCGGATACCGGCCAGCCTGGAAGGGTCGGGGAAGATCCTGTTGCCGCCCTTGATCTCCCCCAGAGGCCGCGCCGGCGGGATACCGAGCTCGATAAGAGGGTAGACGCGCGGGTAAACGACCACCTCAACAGGGGGGGATGTGAGGTTTTTGCTCTTGAGGAACCCGAAGGGGTCGCCGCTTTCGATGTTGGCCGGCCCGATGGAGTAGATGCCGCGCCTGCGGAATTTGAGTTTGTACCGCCACCGGATGCGCTCGTACCAGGCGACGGCGGTAGTGTGACGCAGGTAACGGAGGTCCCAGGCGGGAGCGTCGTTAATCTTGCTCGCTTCCACTATCTTTACGCCCTCGGGCACTATGTCCTCGATCTTCACCCACGAGAGCGGGACGATCTTCTTGTTCGTCAGGAGCAGGTCCATCTCCAGCGTGTCGCCCAGGAAAATGCGCGGGTCGGAGAACTTGCGCTCGTAGATAAGGCCGTACAGCGCGGAGCGGTTCCACGCCCAGGAGATACCCGCCGCCGCAACTCCCATGAAGCCGAACGCGATCACCAGCCCGTTCAGCAGGATGATGCCTGTTAACAGGAGGATGAACGAGAAGACCAGCCAGAAGATGAGCCACGTGCGGCCTGAGATGACCGTCTTGCGAAGAGTGTTGCCGGTTGTTGAGTTCAGGATCGGTCCACCTCAGGTGAAGCGTTTGGCTATTTCTTGTTCTCGGGCTTGCCGTCGCCGGCTGTCGAAGCAAAAGGCTTCAGAAGGTTAGTGAATTCCATCGGAAATATGAACTTGGTCGATTCACTCTCGCCTAGTTGCTTCAATGTTTCGAAGTATTGCAGACTCATGGTGTTTGAGTCTAGCCCCATGGCAACGCCATATATCTTGTCCAGCGCAGAGCTGAAACCCTCAGCGCGCAGGATCGCGGCCTGCCGGTCGCCTTCGGCGGCGAGGATTTCCGCCTGCCGCCGGCCCTCTGCCTTGAGGATTGCCGCTTGCTTGTCGCCTTCCGCGACCGTTACCGCCGCCTCGCGCGTGCCCTCTGCCTCGCGCACCACCGCGCGCCGCAGGCGCTCCGCAGACATCTGCCTGTTCATGGAGGCCTGAATGTCCTTGGGCGGCTCAATCTCCCGGATTTCCACGTTCGTGACCTTGATGCCCCACCGCTCCGTCTC includes the following:
- a CDS encoding DUF4129 domain-containing protein, whose amino-acid sequence is MRLTKRNLLIGAIVLSESAWIYALLNAYAAAGSYHGPPLTFPAIAGLIIAGMFFRKWTKEWKALEVTFLLEAAIFVTLLYLLISVHVTADRVDLTWITRLFAYGTPESFRPLAISAIIAGVLLWWRGRRLAVGNNPAMALSIGFRVGIVVLGAVTIVDLINPRDLNTLPMIVLFFAAGLGGLNTGFLVTESKESAKAKTWPKMTAIAVLSVLVIGLIFGTFNQTLLAFLARPVTTTVSTIAKAIAVVLFAPFFFVYDLANRALEAFFSRPFNPEPAAVATSTDGFITVTTTFATTTSQTGGGSTNADWVTTLVWIAIGTLAVALFAFVCYLIYKVVQVMFNKEAPPSDEGEKESVRDDADLGTDLGGLLRNLLPNFSFGRKKKGFNIPDGPPGIVEILRLYYQMITSAEENEVKRRPHDTPNEFQPALGQVFPPDLVREATAAFNQAMYGHTPSADDRVSHLKSTYKTAESTKPKPPKKEPPTQGGGKIRSSVP
- a CDS encoding DUF58 domain-containing protein, translating into MIAFGFMGVAAAGISWAWNRSALYGLIYERKFSDPRIFLGDTLEMDLLLTNKKIVPLSWVKIEDIVPEGVKIVEASKINDAPAWDLRYLRHTTAVAWYERIRWRYKLKFRRRGIYSIGPANIESGDPFGFLKSKNLTSPPVEVVVYPRVYPLIELGIPPARPLGEIKGGNRIFPDPSRLAGIRDYVIGDPIKTIDWKATSKLSKLMVRTYEPSSTYTVVICLQTDMVKPHWQSYDAVQLERVISAAASVAKYSAEKQYSVGLFCNDMPIVAGKPMTVSPTNDPENLTQVLSALAVIRTFSIGPMYEVLIDYSRRFPFGATIVLVSAFLPEEMALTLTDLKARDYKPVVVYVGNEPCPPLPNGIILHDIAAYFKQREAADAADQA
- a CDS encoding SPFH/Band 7/PHB domain protein, whose protein sequence is MAIINFLKDYERMARFKWGKFEGMKGPGPVLVIPLIHSSAKLDLRTEVIDVPRQTNITKDNAPIDIDFLIYMRVMADHSERAVLEVENYRAAVIGLATTTLRAVVGDIDLDGVLSQREAINNQLREKLDAETERWGIKVTNVEIREIEPPKDIQASMNRQMSAERLRRAVVREAEGTREAAVTVAEGDKQAAILKAEGRRQAEILAAEGDRQAAILRAEGFSSALDKIYGVAMGLDSNTMSLQYFETLKQLGESESTKFIFPMEFTNLLKPFASTAGDGKPENKK